In Bacteroidota bacterium, a single genomic region encodes these proteins:
- a CDS encoding NTP transferase domain-containing protein, with amino-acid sequence MKNNYCVIMAGGIGSRFWPMSRTNFPKQFIDILGTGETLLQQTYKRFLKLCPKENIFIVTNEIYKELVHQQINGIAEDRVLLEPARRNTAPCIAYACYKISKLNPQANVVVAPSDHLILKENTFVKAIQSCFKKASSEDCLVTLGIKPSRPDTGYGYIQFRQSETKESDPRMKKVKTFTEKPDLEMAKFFRQSGDFLWNAGIFIWSVKSIIRAFETYMPEMHALFNDGLSKLNTPEEVEFIKNTYPQCKNISIDYGIMEKASNVYVRSSAIGWSDLGTWGSLYQHMDKEEKGNAVVGKNVMLYNSKNCIVHVPKNKLVVLEGLSDYIVVESDDVLLVCKKSEEQQIRQFVNDVKSLKGDKFV; translated from the coding sequence AGGCGAAACGCTGCTGCAGCAAACGTATAAACGTTTTTTAAAGCTCTGTCCTAAAGAAAATATATTTATTGTTACCAATGAAATTTACAAGGAATTGGTGCATCAACAGATAAATGGCATTGCCGAAGACCGCGTTTTACTGGAGCCGGCGCGCAGAAATACAGCTCCTTGTATAGCCTACGCCTGCTATAAAATTTCGAAATTAAATCCCCAAGCCAACGTGGTGGTAGCTCCCAGTGATCACCTCATATTAAAGGAGAACACTTTTGTAAAGGCTATTCAATCGTGTTTCAAAAAGGCTTCGAGTGAGGATTGTTTGGTAACATTGGGTATTAAACCCTCTCGCCCGGATACCGGCTATGGCTACATACAATTCCGCCAAAGCGAAACAAAGGAAAGTGATCCACGCATGAAGAAAGTGAAAACATTCACAGAAAAGCCGGATTTAGAAATGGCTAAATTTTTTCGTCAAAGTGGTGATTTTTTATGGAATGCCGGTATTTTTATATGGAGTGTAAAAAGTATAATTCGTGCCTTTGAAACCTATATGCCGGAAATGCATGCCCTTTTTAACGATGGACTTAGCAAACTAAATACGCCGGAAGAAGTGGAGTTTATTAAAAACACTTATCCGCAATGCAAGAATATTTCAATTGACTATGGCATTATGGAAAAGGCAAGTAATGTATATGTGCGCAGTTCGGCCATAGGCTGGAGTGATTTAGGAACTTGGGGTTCTCTTTATCAACACATGGACAAGGAAGAAAAGGGTAATGCGGTGGTGGGAAAAAATGTAATGCTCTATAATAGCAAAAACTGTATTGTGCACGTTCCTAAAAACAAATTGGTAGTTTTAGAAGGGCTGTCCGATTACATTGTGGTTGAATCGGATGATGTATTATTGGTGTGTAAAAAATCGGAAGAGCAACAAATACGGCAATTTGTGAACGATGTAAAAAGTTTAAAAGGGGATAAGTTTGTGTAG